A genomic window from Silene latifolia isolate original U9 population chromosome 11, ASM4854445v1, whole genome shotgun sequence includes:
- the LOC141611854 gene encoding putative inactive purple acid phosphatase 29 isoform X1, producing MLAHRNECCCCSSVGAQMMELRSSFKVLYLVAIIYTSIGGLNCQISTALRFNKHGEFKILQVADMHYANGQKTPCENVLPTQIKGCSDLNTTVFIKRMIKAENPDFIVFTGDNIFGSDATDAGKSMDAAFAPAVESHIPWAAVLGNHDQESTLSREGVMKYIVRMNNTLSKLNPAGVLKIAGFGNYNLEVAGVHGSPFQNNSILNLYFLDSGDYSKVPFISGYDWIKSSQKSWFLRTSTALKSSYNAPGLVYFHIPLPEFARFSKSKITGVKQEGISSPSINSGFFNSLVKAGDVRAVFVGHDHINDFCGLRKHIHLCYAGGFGYHAYGKAGWSRRARVVSVKLEKVAKGVWGPVKSIQTWKRLDDAHLTTIDAQVLWSKRTAGPIESLTQPNSPV from the exons ATGTTAGCCCACAGAAATGAATGCTGCTGCTGTTCCTCCGTAGG GGCACAGATGATGGAACTTCGTTCGAGCTTCAAGGTTTTGTATCTTGTGGCGATTATATACACTAGTATTGGTGGATTAAATTGTCAAATTTCGACAGCATTAAGATTCAACAAACATGGGGAGTTTAAGATTCTCCAAGTGGCCGATATGCATTATGCTAATGGCCAAAAAACCCCATGCGAGAATGTGTTGCCCACTCAGATTAAAGGATGCTCCGATCTTAATACTACTGTTTTCATCAAGCGAATGATCAAAGCAGAGAACCCTGATTTTATTGTCTTTACAG GTGACAACATATTTGGATCGGATGCAACTGATGCAGGAAAATCAATGGATGCGGCTTTTGCTCCGGCTGTAGAGTCCCACATCCCTTGGGCTGCTGTCCTTGGCAACCATGACCAGGAGTCAACACTTTCGAGGGAAGGAGTCATGAAATATATAGTCCGTATGAACAATACCTTATCTAAGTTAAATCCTGCTGGTGTACTGAAAATCGCGGGATTTGGAAACTACAACCTGGAGGTGGCTGGAGTTCATGGTTCGCCTTTTCAGAACAACTCAATTCTGAATCTTTATTTTCTTGATAGTGGAGACTACTCAAAGGTCCCCTTCATCTCTGGATATGACTGGATCAAATCCTCGCAAAAATCATGGTTTCTACGTACATCGACGGCTTTGAAG AGTTCCTACAATGCTCCAGGTCTTGTCTATTTCCACATTCCATTGCCTGAATTTGCACGTTTCTCCAAATCCAAAATAACAGGTGTCAAACAAGAGGGTATCTCTTCGCCTTCTATAAACTCGGGCTTTTTCAATAGCCTAGTTAAAGCAGGGGATGTGAGGGCTGTGTTTGTAGGCCATGATCACATAAATGACTTCTGTGGTCTAAGAAAGCATATACATCTTTGTTATGCCGGTGGTTTTGGATACCATGCCTACGGTAAGGCTGGCTGGTCAAGGAGGGCCAGGGTTGTAAGCGTGAAGTTGGAAAAGGTGGCCAAAGGAGTATGGGGACCCGTCAAGAGTATCCAAACGTGGAAGCGTCTTGATGATGCGCACCTTACTACCATTGATGCTCAGGTCCTTTGGAGCAAAAGAACTGCTG GCCCTATCGAAAGTTTAACACAGCCAAACAGCCCTGTATAG
- the LOC141611854 gene encoding putative inactive purple acid phosphatase 29 isoform X2: MLEAIKPLQHSILAQMMELRSSFKVLYLVAIIYTSIGGLNCQISTALRFNKHGEFKILQVADMHYANGQKTPCENVLPTQIKGCSDLNTTVFIKRMIKAENPDFIVFTGDNIFGSDATDAGKSMDAAFAPAVESHIPWAAVLGNHDQESTLSREGVMKYIVRMNNTLSKLNPAGVLKIAGFGNYNLEVAGVHGSPFQNNSILNLYFLDSGDYSKVPFISGYDWIKSSQKSWFLRTSTALKSSYNAPGLVYFHIPLPEFARFSKSKITGVKQEGISSPSINSGFFNSLVKAGDVRAVFVGHDHINDFCGLRKHIHLCYAGGFGYHAYGKAGWSRRARVVSVKLEKVAKGVWGPVKSIQTWKRLDDAHLTTIDAQVLWSKRTAGPIESLTQPNSPV, translated from the exons ATGCTTGAGGCAATCAAGCCGCTACAGCACTCAATTTT GGCACAGATGATGGAACTTCGTTCGAGCTTCAAGGTTTTGTATCTTGTGGCGATTATATACACTAGTATTGGTGGATTAAATTGTCAAATTTCGACAGCATTAAGATTCAACAAACATGGGGAGTTTAAGATTCTCCAAGTGGCCGATATGCATTATGCTAATGGCCAAAAAACCCCATGCGAGAATGTGTTGCCCACTCAGATTAAAGGATGCTCCGATCTTAATACTACTGTTTTCATCAAGCGAATGATCAAAGCAGAGAACCCTGATTTTATTGTCTTTACAG GTGACAACATATTTGGATCGGATGCAACTGATGCAGGAAAATCAATGGATGCGGCTTTTGCTCCGGCTGTAGAGTCCCACATCCCTTGGGCTGCTGTCCTTGGCAACCATGACCAGGAGTCAACACTTTCGAGGGAAGGAGTCATGAAATATATAGTCCGTATGAACAATACCTTATCTAAGTTAAATCCTGCTGGTGTACTGAAAATCGCGGGATTTGGAAACTACAACCTGGAGGTGGCTGGAGTTCATGGTTCGCCTTTTCAGAACAACTCAATTCTGAATCTTTATTTTCTTGATAGTGGAGACTACTCAAAGGTCCCCTTCATCTCTGGATATGACTGGATCAAATCCTCGCAAAAATCATGGTTTCTACGTACATCGACGGCTTTGAAG AGTTCCTACAATGCTCCAGGTCTTGTCTATTTCCACATTCCATTGCCTGAATTTGCACGTTTCTCCAAATCCAAAATAACAGGTGTCAAACAAGAGGGTATCTCTTCGCCTTCTATAAACTCGGGCTTTTTCAATAGCCTAGTTAAAGCAGGGGATGTGAGGGCTGTGTTTGTAGGCCATGATCACATAAATGACTTCTGTGGTCTAAGAAAGCATATACATCTTTGTTATGCCGGTGGTTTTGGATACCATGCCTACGGTAAGGCTGGCTGGTCAAGGAGGGCCAGGGTTGTAAGCGTGAAGTTGGAAAAGGTGGCCAAAGGAGTATGGGGACCCGTCAAGAGTATCCAAACGTGGAAGCGTCTTGATGATGCGCACCTTACTACCATTGATGCTCAGGTCCTTTGGAGCAAAAGAACTGCTG GCCCTATCGAAAGTTTAACACAGCCAAACAGCCCTGTATAG